CTCGTGTTCGTGCGCAGCTTCAACGGGTGGCTCGAGGGCACCGCCATCGCGCCCTCCCTTGAATGGGGAACCGCCCTCATCGATGCGGTTGGCAGAGCAACCCGAGACACCGAATCGCACGGTGCCGCGCACATTCCCGCGGAGCGCACAAGCGGCGGATTGTCGGAGCACCTCCGACCCGACGTCACCCTCTGCGTGGTTCGGTTGGCCGAACTGCTCGAACCGCCCCAGACGTGGGACTGCCTCGCGGCGGCCCTCGCGCTTGAGCCGGGCGTGGGTGTCATCGACTGCTCGCCCACCCACCGCCATCGCACCCCCCTTGCGCTTCAGGCCCACGTACTCGTGGTTGCGCATCTCGACGCCGAGATCATCGATCTCATCGCACAGCGCCACGCCCGTGGGGCCCTCACCCTGGTGGAGACCGACACCCTGTCACACGTTTCCTCCACAGCAGATCGCTATGCCTCGAGCCGAGCGCACCTCAACCGAGACCTGATGGCTACCGCCCTGCGTCATGCCCAGGCCACGACCCTCGCGCACGGCGCCCTCGCCCGCACCCTTGCAGGCTGGCTGGAGACGGCGCGAACCCGCGCCCCAGAGGCAGTCGCCTCCCTCCCCCCCCTGCCCAGCCGCGGAATCAGCCGCCGCTTCGTGCTGGGTGCCGCCGCTATCGAGCGCAAGCTCGAGGGGTGTCGCCACACCCCCCCGCATGAGCAAGACCAGCTCTCCCGCCTCGACGCCATCATCAGCCAGACCTGCGAGTATGCCCAGGCCGTCTGGCATCGACTCACCGTGCGACTCGCCCTGCACGATGCCCCAGGTGCAGAAGCAGAGGCCCGTGCCTGGCTCGCGCGATACCCCTACGACACGCGGGCGCGAACCGCCCTCGCCCACGCGTTGATGCTGGCACAGCGCAACGACGAGGCGCTGCGCGAGCTGGCGATCGCCATCGACCAGAACCCCCACCAGGTGCAGGCCTGGCTGAGGCTGCTTCGCTTCGCGCGACAGCTGCCGCCCGATCGCCTGAATGCACTGGCCCAACACGCTCTCTTGTGTAATCCAAGCAACTGGCCCCTCGCCCACCAGATCGCGCAGGTCATTGCCGACGATGCACGTCCCGCCTTTCTGCGCGACGTGCTCGGCCGCATCTCGCCCACCCTGGCGCCCGACGAAATCGACGAGGTGCGTGATGCCTTCTCGCCCCTTCTCGCGGCCAGTGGTCTAGCCTGGCCCGAGCCGATGACAGCGAAGGCATCGTCGGCGCGTGACGTCACGCCCCCCTTCGGAGTGAATCTCATTGGCTGCCTCGATGGTCGCACCGGCCTCTCGCAGGGGGCTCGAGCAGTTGCCGCTGCGCTCATCGCGGCCAACATCCCCTGCCGCGCACAGTCGCACATCGCGGTTGAACACGCGCTCGAGCGCAACCCGCTCTCAAGCGCCAAGAGCGACGTGTCGTACGCCATCGACATCGTTCATGCCAATCCCGACGAGCTCGAGTCGCTCGTGCGCCGTCGCGGGCGCAACGTGATGCGAGGGCGGCATCGAATCGGCGCGTGGAACTGGGAGCTGGCTACCTTTCCCGACGCCTGGACCCCCGCGTTCGCACACCTCGACGAGGTGTGGGCGCCCTCGGCCTTCACCCGCCAGTCGATCGCATCGAAAGCCCCCATCCCCGTGGTGCGCATGCCGTACGCCGTTCACATCCCTGCGCTGCTCCCCGACTACATCACCCGTCGCATGTTCGGCATCCCGGATGACGCCTTCACGTTTCTGTTCGCCTTCGACGCATGGAGCTATCCGGAGCGGAAGAACCCGCTGGCAGTGGTGCGGGCGTTTCGCGAGGCCTTCGGAGATCGGCGCGACGTCTTTCTTCTGGTGAAGATGCTGCACGCCCATTCGCTTCCCCATCTGTTCACCGAGATGCTCGATGCGATGGGGGGCGCGCCCAACATGGGCCTCACCCTGACGGCCCTTTCGCGCGACGAGATGTACGCCCTCACCGCCATCTGCGACGCCTACGTCTCGCTGCATCGCGCAGAGGGGTTCGGCCTCCCCCTGGCCGAGGCCATGCGACTGGGAAAGCCCGTCGTGGCCACCGCCTACAGCAGCAACCTCGATGTCATGAACGAGGCGAACAGCATGCTCGTGGGCTGCCGCATGATCGAGATCGAGAAAGACGCAGGGCCCTACACCCGAGGCAATGTGTGGGCCGACGCCGACGTCACCCACGCCGCCGCCTGCATGCGCACCCTCGCCGACGACCGCGCCCTGGCGGCCCGCCTGGGGTCACAGGCCCAGGCCGACATCGCGCGTGACTACAGCGTCGAAGCCATCGGACGGAGCATCAGCGCGCGCCTGCGCGAGATCGAGGCGCGCCTTGGCTGACCGCGCGACGGATGCGAGCCAGCTCGGTGATGTTGCGCACCGTTCCCCACAGCGGATGGAAGCGGGTGTCCGTGTCATTGGAGAACGGCACGGGAAACTCGAGGATGCGCAGGTTGTGCTGAAGCGCGCGCATGATCGCCTCGACGTCGAACATGAAGCCATCGGTGATGACCTCGCCGTAGAGGCGACGCGCCACCTCGCGCTTGTACAGCTTGAATCCGCACTGGGTATCAGAGATGCGCAGCGGAACTCCCATGATGAGGTGCACGAGCCAGCGATGGATCTGCGAGCCCACACGTTGCAAGAGCGGCTGCGCCCGGCGCGCTCCACCCCGAGCGCGACGCGACCCATGCGCCACATCGCACATGTCGAGCCAGAGCAGCGCGAGGCCTTGCAGCGCCGCGTCATACGGCACGCACAGCCCGGCATCGGCGAACATCACGATATCGCCTCGTGCGCGCTCGACTCCCCTGCGCACGGCATACCCTTTTCCTCGGTTCGGAGAATACGACATCACGAAGAGATTCGCCACCTCGTCTTGCAGATGGCGGGCCCGCTCGGCGGTGTCATCGGCCGAGCCGTCATCGACCACGATGATCTCGCCGCGCAGGCCGCGCGCCCGCAGAAACGCATCGGCGGCGCGAATATCGCGACCGATCTTTCGACCCTCTTGAAACGCCGGAATGACCACGCTGAGATCGAGCTGCTCGGCGTCGTCGCTCTCGGGGTGATGAACGCTGCGATGATGATGGCGCATGGCGGTGGCCTCCGTTCGACGGTGACGCTACCGTCTCTTCTTTCAGCATGCCCGAGATCAGGCTGCGCATGGCAGCGCTGACCGTTGCAGAAGACGGCCCGACGTCAGAGCGCGCCGTGTTCGGGCTCATGCCGCCCCCGAAGGGCGCCTGCCTTCGGGTGAGCGGCGTGGTGCCCCTCATCGGCAATGCGGCGCCTGAGACCCCATGCATCGTTAAGATGAATGGTCATCCGGCGGCCGCCCTGCTGCGAAAGGTTCGCTTCGTTCGGTGACGACCTCTCCCTGGCGCTTCAATCTCGATCGCATGCCGCCGCAGACGCTGCGCGACACCGAGCTGTTCATACAGGGCTGGTGCTTCCGCGACGGAAGCGAGGGGTCGCCGAACGTGACCTGTCGGGTGGTGATGCGCGACTCCGAGACGTCTGCGCCCGAGCCCTTCGTCTACACGCGCGCGGCACGCGAGATGGCGCGCCCGGACGTGGTCGCCGCATTTCCCGGGGCGCGAGTTCCCGCGATGTGCGGCTTCACGTGTCGCCTTCCCGTGCTGCGTCCGGCCCTGCTCGAGGTGACCCTGTGGGCCCAGTGTGAAAACGACCCAGAGGAGCGCTTCACCGGATTCATCATACGCGCTGTCCCCCCTGAGACCGAGCCTGCGGCTGATGGTCGCGGCGAAGGACCTCCCGAGACCGAGATGCAGTCTGGCGATCCCCCTCCCGGCATCACGCGTCGCTCGCACCCGTCGAAGGCGAAGCGCCCCCCGCTGATGGAACGGGTGTACCTCGAGTGGATGCCGCGGGTCGTCGATGGCCTCGGGCTCACCCGCTATGGCGATTTCGCGACGGCAGCGTCGACATCATCGCCCGTCACGTTCCCCGGCTGGCGTTCCACACCAGCAAACCGGACGGCGGCCAGAGCGCCGCCATCGCGGCTGGCCTGGCCCGAGCACCCTGTGGCCCCGACGACATCATGGCCTGCCTCAACGCTGATGATCTGTACATGCCGGGCGCCCTGCGCTTCGTCGCAGAGTACATGGCGCGACACCCCGAGGTCGACGCGGTCTACGGCCATCGGGTCATCATCGACGAGACCGGGCTCGAGACCGGTCGCTGGTTCACCCATCGACACAATGCACGCATCACCCTGGCCGTCGACCTGGTGCCGCAGGAAACCCTCTTCTGGCGCAGGCGCGTCTATGACAAGGCGGGGGGCATCGATCCGGCATTTCGCTTCGCCATGGACTGGGACCTCATCACCCGCTTCATCAGCGCGGGTGCACACATGGTTCGGCTGCCGTGGTTCCTGGGGGCGTTTCGCGTGCACAGCACGTCGAAGACGTCGACCCTCTGGGAATCGGTGGGCGCTGTCGAGGCCGACCGCATCCGCGTCGCCCGCCACAGACGCCCCCTTCGCCCGGTCGAGGTTCTCGCACCCTGGTATCACGCCACGATCGAGGCCAACATGCTGGCGTGGCTGTGGCGGTGGGGAGCTCGGCTGTGATCGCCTGTCACCTCATCGAGACCGACGTGCTCGTTCCCGACGCCTGGGCAGAGATGCGCGGCCTTGCGGTCTCGGCATTCAATCCGAGCCTGCTGCCCATGCCGGAAGGCCATTTGCTGGCCTACCGCGTCGTCGGCCCGGATGGACACCGTCGCATCGCCATGTGCCGCCTCGACCGATGGTTTCGCGTCATCGCGGGCAGCCCCGTTCCCTTCTCTGACGGCATCACCCTGCCCCGCACCGGAGACGATAACCCGCCCCGCCGTTGGTTCGCCGATCCCCGTCTGTATGTGCTGAACGGACGGCACATTCTGCACTGGAACACAGGCTGGCAGCATCCGCACAACCACCAGCTGCTGCAGGCCTTCGACCCGCAGACCCTTCACCCCATCGGAGAATCGCGTCTTCTCGTGCTCGATGGCACGCGACAGGCCATTGAGAAGAACTGGCTCTTTCTCGAGGACGCGCCCGGCTTTGCGGTGTACAGCACCTCCCCCCATCGCGCCGCTGCGCGTTCCGATTTCGCCCCTGCCCCTGGGAAACCCGTTTGGCGCGCGCACCCGCCACGCACGCCTGAACAAGGCCGTGGGCGAGATCGTCTACCCCACGGGTGCGGCCTTCAGCCGAGGACACCTCGTAATCAGCTACGGAATCAACGACGAGCACTGCGCCATCGCCTGCATCCCACTCGAGACCGCCATCGCGACCACCATCGCCCTACCCCGCAGGTAGACCCGCGCAGAACCGGCGCACGTCGTCGGCGACCTGCGCGGGGTCGAGCTCGTCGAGACATCGGGGCCGCGGATAGGGACAGCTCCAGCCGCAGCCGAAGCACTCGATGGGGCGCACCACCACACACGCGTGCTCGGCCTGCGGCACGAAGCGCGGCCAGGTGCCCCCCCCGAACACCGCCGCCACGGGCACGCCGAGCGCCGCTGCCATGTGCATGGGGCCGGTGTCGGCGCCGAAATAGAGACGCGCCTCGGCGAGCAGCCCCAGCAGAGTGCCCAGGTCTTGCACGCCCCCCACCCAGACCCTCGCGGCGACCCCTGTCGACCCCAACGTGTCGCGCAGC
The window above is part of the Pseudomonadota bacterium genome. Proteins encoded here:
- a CDS encoding glycosyltransferase; translated protein: MGLPVCFYTTRPGVQPLYAPADAQVEAEYARLLATPALWPGHVQPRLPAEGEGDLDLLEPAVRARHGALARANGVFAFCYEQHGSTVDPVLESILADGKPDLAFMLLWRPDAESMAGGPEAWRAHFTHLLRFFHDARYVRPKGTPMLVVANAGSSATLPRRLSLWRSMAHAHGLPGLHLAALLEGAPTDALYLREFDAAVESMPLWGAAQGVSTITLEETCHLFPGEQAVTRSTGAARLHPVQYPGAFASVDVHAAEGLIRSTAVPLSAAAFETSLHERLRDAEADPLLAMPLVFVRSFNGWLEGTAIAPSLEWGTALIDAVGRATRDTESHGAAHIPAERTSGGLSEHLRPDVTLCVVRLAELLEPPQTWDCLAAALALEPGVGVIDCSPTHRHRTPLALQAHVLVVAHLDAEIIDLIAQRHARGALTLVETDTLSHVSSTADRYASSRAHLNRDLMATALRHAQATTLAHGALARTLAGWLETARTRAPEAVASLPPLPSRGISRRFVLGAAAIERKLEGCRHTPPHEQDQLSRLDAIISQTCEYAQAVWHRLTVRLALHDAPGAEAEARAWLARYPYDTRARTALAHALMLAQRNDEALRELAIAIDQNPHQVQAWLRLLRFARQLPPDRLNALAQHALLCNPSNWPLAHQIAQVIADDARPAFLRDVLGRISPTLAPDEIDEVRDAFSPLLAASGLAWPEPMTAKASSARDVTPPFGVNLIGCLDGRTGLSQGARAVAAALIAANIPCRAQSHIAVEHALERNPLSSAKSDVSYAIDIVHANPDELESLVRRRGRNVMRGRHRIGAWNWELATFPDAWTPAFAHLDEVWAPSAFTRQSIASKAPIPVVRMPYAVHIPALLPDYITRRMFGIPDDAFTFLFAFDAWSYPERKNPLAVVRAFREAFGDRRDVFLLVKMLHAHSLPHLFTEMLDAMGGAPNMGLTLTALSRDEMYALTAICDAYVSLHRAEGFGLPLAEAMRLGKPVVATAYSSNLDVMNEANSMLVGCRMIEIEKDAGPYTRGNVWADADVTHAAACMRTLADDRALAARLGSQAQADIARDYSVEAIGRSISARLREIEARLG
- a CDS encoding glycosyltransferase, which codes for MRHHHRSVHHPESDDAEQLDLSVVIPAFQEGRKIGRDIRAADAFLRARGLRGEIIVVDDGSADDTAERARHLQDEVANLFVMSYSPNRGKGYAVRRGVERARGDIVMFADAGLCVPYDAALQGLALLWLDMCDVAHGSRRARGGARRAQPLLQRVGSQIHRWLVHLIMGVPLRISDTQCGFKLYKREVARRLYGEVITDGFMFDVEAIMRALQHNLRILEFPVPFSNDTDTRFHPLWGTVRNITELARIRRAVSQGAPRSRAGAR
- a CDS encoding glycosyltransferase gives rise to the protein MDAAGRRWPRAHPLWRFRDGSVDIIARHVPRLAFHTSKPDGGQSAAIAAGLARAPCGPDDIMACLNADDLYMPGALRFVAEYMARHPEVDAVYGHRVIIDETGLETGRWFTHRHNARITLAVDLVPQETLFWRRRVYDKAGGIDPAFRFAMDWDLITRFISAGAHMVRLPWFLGAFRVHSTSKTSTLWESVGAVEADRIRVARHRRPLRPVEVLAPWYHATIEANMLAWLWRWGARL